From the genome of Leptolyngbya sp. 'hensonii':
AATTTACAGGCTGCGGCTGATGTGGCCTGTGTATGGAAGTTTCGATTGCTTATAGTCCTCTCGCCCGGAGCTGCAAAGGCTCGGTTCAAGGAGCCCATCTATGTTTGAATTGTTTACGGATAAAGCCATTAAGGCAGTTATGATTGCCCAGGAAGAGGCACGCCGTCTTAAACATAATTTTGTCGGCACAGAGCAAATTCTGCTGGGAGTGATTGGGGAGCAAACGAGTGTTGCGGCTCAGGTTCTGACTCAGCTTGGGGTTACATTTCAAGAGGCCCGTCTGGAGGTAGAGCGGATTATTGGGCAAGGAGCAGGGTTTGTTCCACCAGAAATTCCCTTCACGCCCAAGGTCAAGCGGGTCTTTGAACAGGCCTTGCAGGAGGCACGGCAACTGGGGGATCGGTATGTGACTCCAGAGCATCTCCTGCTGGGAATTACGGTGGAGAGTGATGGAGTCGCCCTGCGAGTTCTGGAAAACCTGAAGGTAGATATTTCCACCCTGCGGGCTGAGATCGCGAAAGCCCTGGAGGAACTGGCTGCTGTTCCCATGGGCAGTGCCCCGGAACGATCGCCCCGTCAAGCTTCTAGTCGGGAGATGACCACCCTAGAAGAATTTGGAACGAACCTGACCCAACTGGCGGTGCAGGGCAAATTGGATCCGGTCATCGGTCGGGAGAAGGAAATTGAACGGGTGATTCAGATTCTGGGACGGCGGACGAAGAACAACCCGGTGCTGATTGGAGAGCCGGGGGTAGGCAAGACGGCTATCGCGGAAGGGCTGGCCCAACGAATTGTGAATCAGGATGTGCCAGAAGCCCTGGAAGATAAGCAGGTGATTGGCCTGGATATGGGGCGTCTGCTAGCTGGAACTCGCTATCGGGGAGATTTTGAGGATCGCCTGTCCAAAATCATAGAAGAGGTCCGATCCAACAACAATATCATTCTGGTGATTGATGAAATTCATACGCTAGTCGGGGCGGGGGCGATTGGCGGTGGTATGGATGCTGCCAACATGCTCAAACCCGCTCTGGCTAGAGGGGAACTGCAATGTCTCGGGGCGACAACCCTGGATGAGTATCGTCAGCATATCGAGCAGGATGCAGCTCTGGAGCGTCGATTCCAGTCTGTGATGGTGGGTGAACCCACTGTAGCGGAGACCATTGAAATTCTGTTTGGGTTGCGGGAACGCTATGAGCAGCATCATCGGATCGAGATTTCGGATGCGGCTCTGGTTGCGGCAGCCCAACTTGCTGATCGCTACATTGCTGATCGCTTCTTGCCTGATAAGGCGATAGACCTGATTGATGAAGCCGGATCCCGAGTCCGGTTGGCCCATACCCAGTCCTCGTTGTCCAAAGAGCTGAAACAACAATTGCGCCAAGTCATCAGGGAAAAATCAGAAGCGGTTCAGACCCAGGATTTTGTCAAGGCGGCTCAATTGCGTGATCGGGAACTGGAACTGGAAGCCCAGCTTCAGTCTGACAGTACGGTAGGCAGTACGTCCCTGCGGTTGCCCGTGGTCACTGAAGAGGATATCGCCCAGATTGTTGGTGCTTGGACGGGGATTCCCGTGACCAAGCTGACGGAGTCGGAAACAGTCCGCTTGTTACATCTGGAAGATACGCTGCACCAGCGGGTGATCGGTCAGCATGAGGCGGTGAAAGCTGTGGCCCGATCGCTGCGACGGGCTAGTGTGGGGCTGAAGCATCCCAATCGACCGATCGCCAGCTTTATCTTCTCAGGGCCGACGGGAGTGGGTAAAACTGAATTGGCTAAGGCACTGGCCCACTACTTCTTTGGGTCTCAAGAGTCCATGATTCGCCTGGATATGTCTGAGTTTATGGAGTCTCATACGGTGTCCAAGCTGATTGGCTCTCCTCCAGGCTATGTGGGCTATGGTGAAGGTGGCCAGTTGACGGAAGCGGTTCGTCGTAAACCCTATACCGTTCTTCTATTTGATGAGGTTGAGAAGGCCCATCCGGAAGTGTTTAATTTGTTGCTGCAACTCCTGGAAGATGGCCGTCTGACGGATGCCCAGGGCCGGATCGTCAGCTTCAAAAACACTCTGGTCATCATGACTTCCAATATTGGCTCCAGAGTCATTGAGAAAGGAGGCGGTGGTCTGGGCTTTGAGGTCGGGGGTGACATCGCAGAGGCGCAGTACAATCGCATCCGTACCCTGGTTAACGAAGATCTAAAGCAACACTTCCGCCCGGAATTTCTGAATCGCCTGGATGACATCATTGTTTTCCAGTCCCTGGTTCGGGAAGAAGTGAAGCAGATTGCAGACCTGATGATCCGGGAAGTGGGCGATCGGTTGAGGGAGCAGTCTATTGCCCTGCAGGTAACGGAGCTGTTCAAAGATCTGTTGTTGCGGGAAGGGTTCAGTCCAGCTTATGGCGCTCGATCGTTGCGACGGGCAATCACCCGATTACTGGAGGATGCTTTGGCAGAGGCCCTATTGACAGGTCGAATCGGAGCAGGAGACACCGCCATTGTGGATGTGGATGTGGATGGGGATGGTCTGGTTGTTGTTCGCCGGGATGCAACCCTGGAGGCAAGGCTGCCTGCTACCGTGTGAGGCTCCTCTGACGCCCCCCTGTTCCATGAGGAAGCATGGGGTCGAGCCGCTACTTTAGAGCAGTGTCCCCCTGCTTCCTGCCCTAACGAAATAGGTGACGGTTATACCTTGAAAGTGGAGAAAGATCAGCATCTTGCTGATCTTTTTTATGGCCCTGGGGCGTGATTGGGATTGGACTGCTGCGTCAAACTTTGGCAACTTCGAGAAAATCAGGGATCGGGCTCGAGTGCATCCCACTTTTGTAGCCCTCTCCCTAAATCCCTCTCCCAGAACGGGAGAGGGACTTTGAATCTGGCTCCCCTTCTCCCTCTTTGGGAGAAGGGGCTGGGGGATGAGGGCAACCTTGCAAAACTGGGATGCTCTCATCGGGCTCTCTGTAAATTCCAGGTGTTGAATTGCGGTTTTCTCGACTCAGAGGTCTCAGTATCCGAAGAATTGCGATTGTTCTCTCGTCAGCAGGCTGGCTAAACTGAAGCTCTCACTGGGGTCTTTTGCTTGATAGGGGTGAGCAAGTCTTTGAACCTGTTGAGTCCATTCTCTGTTGCTGTCGGGTGCATGAGCAGGTTGTCCCAGTCATCAAAGGTTCATTTCCGTTGTCATTGAATTTGACGTCATGAAAGCTGAATTTAAGG
Proteins encoded in this window:
- a CDS encoding ATP-dependent Clp protease ATP-binding subunit → MFELFTDKAIKAVMIAQEEARRLKHNFVGTEQILLGVIGEQTSVAAQVLTQLGVTFQEARLEVERIIGQGAGFVPPEIPFTPKVKRVFEQALQEARQLGDRYVTPEHLLLGITVESDGVALRVLENLKVDISTLRAEIAKALEELAAVPMGSAPERSPRQASSREMTTLEEFGTNLTQLAVQGKLDPVIGREKEIERVIQILGRRTKNNPVLIGEPGVGKTAIAEGLAQRIVNQDVPEALEDKQVIGLDMGRLLAGTRYRGDFEDRLSKIIEEVRSNNNIILVIDEIHTLVGAGAIGGGMDAANMLKPALARGELQCLGATTLDEYRQHIEQDAALERRFQSVMVGEPTVAETIEILFGLRERYEQHHRIEISDAALVAAAQLADRYIADRFLPDKAIDLIDEAGSRVRLAHTQSSLSKELKQQLRQVIREKSEAVQTQDFVKAAQLRDRELELEAQLQSDSTVGSTSLRLPVVTEEDIAQIVGAWTGIPVTKLTESETVRLLHLEDTLHQRVIGQHEAVKAVARSLRRASVGLKHPNRPIASFIFSGPTGVGKTELAKALAHYFFGSQESMIRLDMSEFMESHTVSKLIGSPPGYVGYGEGGQLTEAVRRKPYTVLLFDEVEKAHPEVFNLLLQLLEDGRLTDAQGRIVSFKNTLVIMTSNIGSRVIEKGGGGLGFEVGGDIAEAQYNRIRTLVNEDLKQHFRPEFLNRLDDIIVFQSLVREEVKQIADLMIREVGDRLREQSIALQVTELFKDLLLREGFSPAYGARSLRRAITRLLEDALAEALLTGRIGAGDTAIVDVDVDGDGLVVVRRDATLEARLPATV